In the genome of Paenibacillus pabuli, one region contains:
- a CDS encoding TetR/AcrR family transcriptional regulator, whose amino-acid sequence MSNNTKLSSREKLMTAAIDLISVKGYSSVTAQEIAAAAGLSEKTLFRQFGTKQNLLETAFDHYHYSEEMAKIFKDELVWELQTDLLLISKTYHEIMNRNRKMIMISIKEEDNLPGFRERTIKHPRQLMEVLTNYFKTMYNQGKLVETNPELHAFSFMALNYGTFINHLDARSHFPSLSLEDIIKESVWIYSRALTP is encoded by the coding sequence ATGTCTAACAATACAAAATTAAGCAGCAGAGAGAAATTAATGACAGCAGCCATTGATTTAATTTCAGTGAAAGGCTATAGCAGTGTAACCGCTCAAGAAATTGCTGCTGCTGCTGGCTTAAGTGAAAAAACATTGTTTCGCCAATTTGGTACGAAACAGAACTTGTTAGAAACAGCTTTTGACCATTATCACTATTCAGAAGAAATGGCAAAGATATTTAAAGATGAGTTAGTATGGGAACTACAAACAGATTTATTATTGATTAGTAAGACATACCACGAAATTATGAATCGTAATCGTAAAATGATTATGATCAGCATAAAAGAGGAAGATAATTTACCTGGCTTTCGAGAACGAACAATAAAACATCCTCGTCAACTGATGGAGGTGTTAACTAATTACTTTAAAACAATGTATAACCAAGGAAAATTGGTTGAGACGAATCCTGAACTACATGCCTTTTCTTTCATGGCATTGAATTATGGTACGTTTATAAACCATCTGGATGCACGATCTCATTTTCCATCTCTCTCATTGGAAGATATTATCAAAGAAAGTGTGTGGATCTACTCTAGGGCATTAACTCCCTAG
- a CDS encoding tetratricopeptide repeat protein — MTFFEQGEELYEEGNYDEALVYFKKALNDNIDIQDTLNYMGRCLTELKEYNAAIEVYDRAIRLFPTWERLYFNKGYVYLQLGNTEDALIFCKRAVMINSNSEDALYYLALCYQKKEEYKKAIEYYQKSLALNTNQEEAHINLGLIFHEMGNNQEALNEFQWALQIDPSSTNAMYNKALVLKHMGKKEEAIIDFKKILISEPEDYDVRLQIAKIFLEENQFELTAYYLESILSFDPNNTVALYFKGKLLERQGNYEASIKLLEHASSLDPIDIDILLLLAQIYSLIHFKEKERACYIRILKIDPENIIAKNKLR; from the coding sequence ATGACTTTTTTTGAACAAGGGGAAGAGCTCTATGAAGAAGGTAATTATGATGAAGCATTAGTTTACTTTAAAAAAGCTCTCAATGATAATATAGATATCCAAGATACACTAAATTACATGGGAAGATGTCTTACAGAGTTAAAAGAATATAATGCCGCAATTGAAGTTTACGACAGGGCAATTAGACTATTCCCTACATGGGAAAGATTATACTTTAATAAAGGTTATGTCTATTTACAATTAGGCAATACTGAAGATGCACTAATTTTTTGTAAACGTGCAGTAATGATAAACTCAAATTCTGAAGATGCTTTGTATTATCTTGCCCTTTGTTATCAAAAAAAGGAGGAATATAAGAAAGCAATAGAATACTATCAAAAATCATTAGCGCTTAATACTAATCAAGAAGAGGCCCACATTAACCTAGGATTAATTTTCCATGAAATGGGCAATAATCAAGAAGCGCTCAACGAATTTCAGTGGGCTTTACAGATAGATCCTTCATCAACTAATGCAATGTATAACAAAGCATTAGTGTTAAAGCATATGGGGAAAAAAGAGGAGGCTATTATTGATTTTAAAAAGATCCTAATATCAGAACCTGAAGATTACGATGTAAGGTTACAAATCGCAAAAATTTTTCTTGAAGAAAATCAATTTGAATTAACAGCATATTATTTAGAATCAATATTAAGTTTTGATCCAAATAATACTGTTGCGCTTTATTTCAAAGGTAAGTTACTTGAGAGACAAGGCAATTACGAGGCCTCAATCAAACTATTAGAACATGCCTCTTCATTAGATCCGATTGATATAGATATTTTGTTACTATTAGCTCAAATTTATAGTTTGATCCATTTCAAAGAAAAAGAAAGAGCTTGTTACATCCGCATCTTAAAAATTGACCCTGAAAATATAATTGCAAAAAATAAATTGCGATAA
- a CDS encoding RHS repeat domain-containing protein: protein MSLFEGKKKKYYRGLSLFLAITIAVPTIPTEALKANAASSVPATLSKKITTSRVELEDRRTQDSETFLNSNGTLTTQIYQEPIHYKSNNNKWSRFDNNLIVDTNNNVIKNKSNDFEVKFQKRNLDKNLVTIGMDDLSIVMDPASQSDNLDSGFVKTSHDGAASYKNNKLSFNNLYDNTNINYTVEDRKLKEDIVLDKAPSASSPVKFTYKFKIKGLDMEQDSTGKIYFVDKESHLKVFYIEQPFMYDSYIPEGYKKIEQSDDIPEEARSYDVNMKLVKRGTTYFVDIIPERAWLENPKRVYPVTIDPTIIRFQPNAADGNETNIRSYFPTQTGGTETSLGVGLYKDSTQTNVIRSLLKFNVSSIPVGASILSADVNLWLSSVANDTNIEIGAYELSKSWLEESANWNTTNGTTAWTNKGGDYKSTLLDSNQVSYLTDLGVNYKWDVTNQIDKWRSANYGILLKSLSESTNSYKKFISSDSTLNTMNRPMLSVTYFNGSRLGLEKYWTYDNHDLVGGRSYTNMTTGNNVIQYNDLSLKGRGGMGVDFTKTYNSKALEDSPLGYGWSYTGSEAIMERYDRSKLVYKDSDGTYHEFTYNSNSDSYQSPPGTYLKITRTTESYGAVNGYDLTYKDGTKLHFDANGDSYTEVYTGKLLYEQDLHGNKISYGYNSSNQLTSIIDPSNRVTTINYNVSGKISNITDFAGRKINYGYDTAGNLANVDAYLDATNYRITKFSYDSSHHLTTVTDPSGRKTSFTYNNELLQKVQEPFGDGANADLASRPGTTYSYDLPNYVSTATDRNGNTTTYNSNSNYVVTQITDSLSRVTSFALDDNYNQLVITDPKGNDTINTYDPNGNITSTMDPEQHKEVSTYDNYSNRTSYTDALNQKTTYEFNTFGDFLKVTNPLSQSTSYTYDSYGNRTSSTDADDNKTVYKYDSQGINQVSSEDAANQFTTMEYNGADQLVKVTEPNGHVSNYQYNWLDELENLDERVSASASTPEMVYDPTYDSNGNIISIKDTVLGASQTTNYDHTATNDVKNQVVQSSPQVAYQYDNNQNLIAWNPQTGWGQGMSFSYDKANQLKQVKDSNQKTIEDLSYDPNGNVTSVQRTDADGVIQSLTYDNTNRLKNVEYKKGTTLLWGYSYDLDSNGRIKTVTNNLSSSSSYEFDETGRLKNYTDNTGTTSYSYDNTSNRLTMTNATGVTKYTYNNLNQLTNVNGPNGTVNYSYNEKGQLTEQGSIHIEWNTDDKLAKETQPDGSSVEFRYNAKGQRIEKIVKSSTGSILNDYQYQYEDSTGNLIVENNITTGLNVSYSYDVLGKRVSQTQNGKTYYYNYDGHGNVVGLTDINGNIVSSYSYDPWGNLTSKTGTLYNPFTYSGYYFDEETGMFYLINRYYDPQDGRFISQDNVEPIDSNLYIYAANDPINSVDPNGDFAWALGVYAIPGVGEVALGVTAAVGLGVAVGYGIKKGYQYFANRDKMAKNDRMRGSEAKKREKKQINDKFGSRSQREKSTKELHRDKRDQRNDNNRSWNDLDMYR from the coding sequence ATGAGTTTATTTGAAGGAAAGAAAAAAAAGTATTACCGAGGATTATCGCTTTTTCTGGCAATCACAATTGCCGTTCCAACAATTCCAACGGAAGCGCTGAAGGCAAATGCAGCAAGTTCTGTTCCAGCTACTCTATCAAAAAAAATCACCACATCTAGAGTTGAACTGGAGGATCGTCGGACCCAGGATTCGGAGACATTTCTGAATTCAAACGGAACATTGACAACACAAATATATCAAGAGCCCATTCATTATAAAAGTAACAACAATAAATGGAGTAGATTTGATAATAATTTGATTGTGGATACTAACAATAACGTCATAAAAAATAAATCAAACGATTTTGAAGTAAAGTTTCAAAAGCGCAATTTAGACAAAAATCTAGTTACCATTGGTATGGATGATTTATCCATTGTAATGGACCCTGCATCACAATCGGACAATCTCGATTCTGGATTTGTTAAAACTTCCCATGATGGTGCTGCTTCTTACAAGAATAATAAATTAAGTTTCAATAACTTGTATGACAATACCAATATAAATTACACAGTTGAGGACCGCAAATTAAAGGAAGATATTGTTCTGGATAAGGCACCTTCCGCTTCCTCGCCAGTAAAGTTCACGTATAAATTCAAAATAAAAGGTTTGGATATGGAACAAGATAGTACCGGGAAAATCTATTTTGTTGATAAGGAAAGCCACTTAAAAGTCTTTTATATTGAACAACCGTTTATGTATGATTCCTATATTCCAGAAGGGTACAAGAAGATAGAACAATCTGATGATATTCCTGAGGAAGCACGTTCCTATGATGTGAATATGAAATTGGTTAAACGAGGCACTACATATTTTGTTGACATCATTCCTGAGCGAGCCTGGCTTGAAAATCCTAAGAGGGTCTATCCCGTAACGATTGATCCTACAATTATTCGGTTTCAACCTAATGCAGCCGACGGGAACGAAACCAACATCCGCAGTTATTTCCCAACACAAACCGGTGGAACCGAAACCTCATTAGGCGTTGGATTATATAAAGACTCCACGCAAACCAATGTCATTCGATCTTTGTTAAAGTTTAATGTTTCATCGATTCCAGTGGGTGCAAGTATCTTAAGCGCCGATGTGAATTTATGGCTTTCCAGCGTGGCTAATGACACTAATATTGAGATTGGTGCATACGAATTAAGCAAGTCATGGTTAGAGGAAAGCGCAAATTGGAACACCACAAATGGAACTACAGCTTGGACTAATAAGGGGGGCGACTACAAAAGCACTTTATTAGATTCAAATCAAGTTAGTTATCTAACTGATCTCGGGGTTAATTATAAATGGGATGTCACAAACCAAATTGATAAATGGAGAAGTGCAAACTACGGAATTTTGTTAAAAAGTTTATCTGAATCTACAAACTCGTATAAAAAATTTATTTCGAGCGATTCTACATTGAATACAATGAATCGCCCAATGCTGTCTGTTACGTATTTTAACGGGAGTCGTCTTGGGCTTGAAAAGTATTGGACATACGATAACCATGACTTGGTCGGTGGTCGAAGCTATACAAATATGACTACAGGTAACAATGTTATCCAATATAATGACCTAAGCCTAAAAGGCCGTGGTGGAATGGGAGTTGACTTTACAAAAACCTATAATTCGAAAGCATTAGAAGATTCCCCACTCGGATATGGTTGGTCTTATACTGGCAGCGAAGCTATTATGGAGCGTTATGACCGGAGTAAATTGGTCTATAAAGATTCCGACGGTACCTATCATGAATTCACCTATAATTCAAATTCCGATAGTTACCAATCTCCGCCGGGAACTTATTTAAAAATCACACGAACCACCGAATCATACGGAGCCGTTAATGGTTATGACTTAACTTATAAAGATGGTACGAAATTGCATTTCGATGCAAATGGTGATAGTTATACAGAAGTGTATACCGGAAAGTTATTGTATGAACAAGATCTCCATGGAAATAAAATATCATATGGATATAACAGTTCAAACCAACTCACTTCAATAATAGATCCTAGCAATCGAGTCACTACGATCAATTACAATGTATCAGGGAAAATTTCTAATATTACAGATTTCGCTGGGCGTAAAATTAACTACGGTTATGATACCGCTGGCAATCTGGCAAATGTTGATGCTTATTTAGATGCGACTAATTATCGAATAACCAAGTTTTCCTACGATTCGAGCCATCACTTAACGACAGTCACAGATCCAAGTGGACGGAAAACGTCATTTACGTACAATAATGAATTATTGCAGAAGGTACAAGAACCTTTTGGTGACGGAGCAAATGCTGATTTAGCAAGTCGACCTGGAACCACGTATTCATATGATTTACCGAATTACGTGTCAACAGCTACGGATCGGAATGGAAATACAACGACATATAATTCTAATTCGAATTATGTGGTAACCCAAATAACCGACTCGTTATCAAGGGTCACCAGCTTTGCTTTGGATGATAATTATAACCAGCTGGTAATTACTGATCCGAAAGGTAATGATACCATTAACACGTATGACCCCAATGGTAACATTACGAGTACAATGGATCCAGAACAACATAAAGAAGTCTCGACATATGATAACTATAGTAACCGCACGAGTTATACGGATGCCTTAAACCAAAAGACGACCTATGAATTCAATACATTTGGTGATTTTCTTAAAGTTACAAATCCATTGTCGCAAAGCACGAGTTATACCTATGACTCGTATGGAAATAGAACCTCTTCAACGGATGCTGATGATAATAAAACAGTCTACAAATATGATTCACAAGGGATCAATCAAGTTAGTAGTGAAGATGCAGCGAATCAATTCACCACGATGGAATATAACGGTGCAGACCAATTGGTAAAAGTAACGGAGCCAAATGGACATGTCTCAAATTATCAGTATAATTGGCTTGATGAACTCGAGAATCTAGATGAAAGAGTTTCAGCCAGTGCTTCCACACCCGAAATGGTTTATGATCCTACGTATGATTCGAATGGAAATATTATATCGATAAAAGACACTGTACTAGGTGCTAGCCAAACAACCAACTACGATCATACAGCGACAAATGATGTTAAAAATCAGGTAGTACAAAGTTCACCTCAAGTTGCTTATCAATATGACAACAATCAAAATTTGATTGCATGGAACCCCCAGACTGGATGGGGACAAGGAATGTCTTTCTCTTATGATAAAGCAAATCAACTTAAACAAGTCAAGGATTCTAACCAAAAAACTATAGAAGATCTTAGTTATGATCCGAATGGCAATGTCACTTCAGTCCAACGGACAGATGCCGATGGAGTAATCCAATCTCTAACGTATGATAATACGAATAGACTCAAGAATGTGGAGTACAAAAAAGGGACAACATTATTATGGGGATACTCTTATGATCTTGATTCGAATGGGCGAATCAAAACCGTAACAAATAACCTATCATCCTCATCTAGTTACGAATTTGATGAGACTGGTCGTTTGAAAAATTATACGGATAATACAGGGACAACGAGTTATTCCTATGACAACACCAGTAATCGTTTAACGATGACAAATGCTACTGGAGTTACCAAATACACGTATAATAATTTGAACCAATTAACGAATGTAAATGGACCTAATGGTACTGTGAACTACTCGTATAACGAAAAAGGCCAACTCACTGAGCAAGGTAGTATTCATATTGAATGGAATACGGATGACAAGTTGGCCAAAGAAACACAACCAGACGGCAGCTCCGTTGAGTTCCGCTATAATGCGAAGGGGCAACGGATTGAGAAAATAGTAAAAAGTAGTACTGGTTCTATCCTTAATGACTACCAATACCAGTATGAAGATAGTACAGGAAATCTTATTGTAGAAAACAATATTACAACAGGATTAAATGTATCATATTCGTATGATGTTTTGGGTAAGCGGGTAAGTCAAACACAGAATGGAAAAACGTATTATTATAATTATGATGGACACGGAAATGTAGTAGGATTAACGGATATTAATGGTAATATCGTTTCCAGCTATTCATATGACCCTTGGGGTAATTTAACTAGTAAGACAGGAACTTTATATAATCCGTTCACTTATAGTGGTTATTATTTCGATGAAGAAACGGGTATGTTTTACCTAATCAACCGATATTACGACCCACAAGATGGTCGTTTTATTAGCCAAGATAATGTTGAGCCAATCGATTCAAATTTGTACATTTATGCTGCCAATGATCCAATTAACAGTGTTGATCCTAATGGAGATTTTGCATGGGCACTTGGTGTATATGCGATACCAGGCGTGGGCGAAGTCGCTTTGGGGGTAACTGCAGCAGTAGGACTTGGTGTAGCTGTAGGTTACGGTATTAAAAAAGGATATCAGTATTTCGCAAATAGAGACAAAATGGCTAAGAACGATAGAATGAGAGGGAGCGAGGCGAAGAAAAGAGAAAAGAAACAGATAAATGACAAATTTGGTTCAAGGTCTCAAAGGGAAAAAAGTACAAAAGAATTACACCGAGATAAAAGAGATCAAAGAAATGATAACAATAGAAGTTGGAATGATTTGGACATGTATAGATAA
- a CDS encoding MFS transporter: MNTKAATTHETGPLLLRVLIFTLIISVMNGTMFNVVLPVISKEFQLSASQVTWIVSGYLIVYAVGTVTYGKLTDKFSIKSLITFGLLLLAAGSLVGVAATQYWMIIVARILQAAGAAVIPALAMIIPVRFFSPEKRGHALGTSAIGTALGAALGPIIAGFVSSALNWKFLFVIPLLSLFALPFYRRYLDNESVSNVKIDYVGGVLLAGTVATFLLALSKANIWLLVSGIIILVLFILRIRYASDPFVNPAIFRNKQYSMGMVITFVLVAVGFGIPFLTPLMLSDVNGLSPAFTGFIMLPSALITAFLGRKGGKLADDKGNPFLLYTASSLLVGGFIILSSVAGMSPTYTQISLTLGVLGQSYMQIAMSNTISRTLSTAEVGIGMGLLSMFNFIAAAVSTAIIGKLLDGGTSTVHLNPFVQEKIAFAYSNILLALAAVVVLMTVLYYFQFGRRLIEKEVRSKNNVQL, from the coding sequence TTGAATACAAAAGCTGCTACAACCCATGAAACGGGTCCACTGTTGCTCCGTGTTCTAATTTTCACACTTATTATTTCAGTCATGAATGGAACCATGTTTAATGTCGTATTGCCAGTAATCAGCAAAGAATTTCAACTTTCTGCATCACAAGTAACTTGGATTGTATCAGGCTATTTGATTGTGTACGCCGTAGGTACTGTTACTTATGGGAAATTGACAGATAAATTTAGTATTAAAAGTTTAATTACATTTGGTCTTTTACTTCTGGCAGCTGGGTCTCTTGTGGGAGTAGCTGCTACACAGTATTGGATGATCATCGTCGCACGTATCTTGCAAGCCGCTGGTGCGGCTGTCATACCTGCGTTGGCTATGATAATTCCTGTTCGTTTTTTTTCACCTGAGAAGCGTGGGCACGCCTTGGGGACATCTGCAATCGGGACTGCTCTTGGAGCAGCACTTGGTCCAATTATCGCCGGATTCGTATCAAGTGCTCTGAATTGGAAGTTTCTCTTTGTGATACCTTTGCTTTCTCTGTTTGCGTTACCTTTTTATAGAAGGTATTTGGATAATGAATCAGTGTCCAATGTAAAAATTGATTATGTTGGCGGTGTTCTGTTAGCAGGGACGGTTGCCACTTTCTTACTTGCACTCTCAAAAGCAAATATTTGGTTGTTAGTGAGTGGAATAATTATATTAGTATTGTTTATCCTGCGAATTCGCTATGCTTCCGATCCGTTCGTGAATCCAGCAATTTTTAGAAATAAACAATATTCGATGGGGATGGTCATTACATTTGTACTAGTCGCTGTTGGTTTCGGTATTCCATTTCTGACACCTCTCATGTTGTCGGATGTTAATGGTCTGTCACCTGCATTCACCGGATTCATTATGTTACCTTCAGCTCTTATTACTGCCTTCTTAGGCCGAAAAGGTGGAAAATTAGCTGATGATAAAGGGAATCCGTTTCTACTCTATACTGCATCATCACTTCTAGTTGGTGGTTTCATTATTCTCTCGTCAGTCGCAGGGATGTCGCCTACGTATACTCAAATATCCCTTACCTTAGGTGTATTGGGTCAATCTTATATGCAAATTGCAATGTCAAACACCATTTCACGAACCTTGTCTACGGCTGAGGTCGGAATCGGTATGGGATTACTATCGATGTTTAACTTTATTGCAGCAGCAGTATCCACGGCTATCATTGGTAAGCTGCTTGACGGTGGAACAAGTACTGTACACTTGAATCCGTTTGTGCAGGAAAAGATTGCTTTTGCGTACAGTAACATTTTGCTGGCGCTAGCAGCGGTAGTCGTTTTAATGACTGTTCTTTATTATTTTCAATTTGGACGTAGATTGATTGAAAAGGAGGTGAGGTCAAAGAATAATGTGCAATTATAG